In Luteimonas viscosa, the genomic window GCTCGGCCACCTCGCCCAGGCGCTGGACGTGGGCGAGTACCGCATCAGCCGCGCCATCCACGACGTGCTCGGGCACCGCAACGTCGCCCACTACGTCAACCGCTACCGGCTCGACCATGCCCGCGCGATGTTGGGTGATCCCGACTGCGATGGCTGGTCGACCCTGGTCGTGGGCCTGGAAAGCGGGTTCGGCTCGCTCGGCGCGTTCCACCGCGCGTTCAAGGCCGCGGAAGGCTGCACGCCAGGCGAATACCGCAGCGCACGGCCCGCTCCCGATGATGTCGCGGGCCGACAGCCCGCCTGAGGTCCGGCACGACACTGGCTCCCCGCTTTCGCGGGGACGACGGCGAGGGGCTGAGCCTTGCTCGAGTAAATATCCCGGCAAAGCCGGGGGCTTTAAAGGGGTGAGCCCCTCAAAGGAGCCAATCGAAGCATGCGTCGCTTGAAAACGGCATGCACTTCCCTTCTCCCTCCGGGAGAAGGTGCCCGAAGGGCGGATGAGGGCACGGCGAAGACCGGACAACTGAACCATCGTGGCTTCGCCGTACCCTCACCCCAACCCCTCTCCCAGTGGGAGAGGGGCTTCAAAGCCGACCGCCGGAAAGGTCGAACCATCGACGGCATGCACTTCCCTTCTCCCTCCGGGAGAAGGTGCCCGAAGGGCGGATGAGGGCACGGCGAAGACCGGACAACTGAACCATCGTGGCTTCGCCGTCCCCTCACCCCAACCCCTCTCCCAGTGGGAGAGGGGCTTCAAAGCCGACCGCCGGAAAGGTCGAACCATCGACAGTCCCCCGGCAAAGACCGGGGTTTCCCCCAACGAATGATTGCGAAACAGCGCGTTCGGGCGACCACACTTCGTCAAGGCCCCCGGCCTCGCCGGGAGATGCTCATTCCCGCCACCACGCCGTCGTCGGCTGCGGCGCGGCCAGGTCGACGCGTTCGCCCATGCGCGGCGTGGCCAGCGTGAGGCCCTGGTCGGCGGCGAGCCTGCTGACGCGTTCGAACGGGTCGTCCCAAGCGTGCATGGCCAGGTCGAAGGTGCCGTTGTGGATCGGCAGCAGCACGCGCCCGCGCAGGTCGGCATGCGCCTGCACGGTCTGTTCGGGCAGCATGTGCACGAAGGCCCACTTGCGGTCGTAGGCGCCGGTTTCCATCAGGGTCACGTCGAACGGGCCGAAGCGGCGGCCGATTTCGGCGAAGCCGTCGAAGTAGCCGGTGTCGCCGCTGAAGAACAGCCGCAGGCCGGCATCGCCTTCGCCGGTCGGCGGATCGAGCAGCACCCACGAGGTCCACAGCGTGCGGTCGCGATCGAACAGGCCGCGCCCGGAGAAATGCTGCGCCGGCGTCGAGACGATGCGCAGCCCGTCGAGTTCGGTCTCCTGCCACCAGTCGAACTGCCGCACCTTCGCCTCGGGCACGCCCCAGGCGACCAGGCGGTCGCCCACGCCCAGCGGCGCGAGGAACACCTCGGTCTTCGCGGCCAGCGCCACCACCGCATCGCGGTCGAGGTGGTCGTAGTGGTCGTGCGACAGCAGCACGCCGCGCAGCGGCGGCAGCTCGTCCAGCGCGATCGGCGGCGCGTGGAAGCGCTTCGGGCCCATCCATGCGAACGGCGAGGCGCGCTCGGCGAAGACCGGATCGGTGATCCAGAACCCGCCGCGCAGCTTGATCAGCAGGGTCGAATGCCCCAGCCGGAACAGGCTGCGATCCGGCGCCGCCTCCAGCGCCGCGCGGGTCAGCGGCAGCACCACCGGCGGCGTCGCCGGCACCGTGCTGGCAGGCTTGTTGAAGGTGAAGTCCCACAGCACCCGCGCCATGAAGGCCAGGCCATCGGGCGGGCGCGGCCTGGGGTTGCTGAAGCGGCCATCGGCGGCCTGCGGCGAGGCCGGATAGTCGGCCAGGGGCTGGTTGGTGCGGACGAACGACAGGCTGCAGGCACTCACGGCGAGGACTCCGAAGGCGAGGGTCAGGGCGATCAGGCGGCGCCCGCGGGTGCGGCGGCGCGTCGGGGAAGGGGCGGTCATGGCGGGATCCGGAAACTACACTGTGCAGTTTAATTACCAGATTCCGGAAAGTAAACTGCCCGGTGTAAACTTTGTCGTATGGCCTCCCGTCCCGCCCGCCCAGACGCCCCCACCCGCCTCACCGACCGCAAGCGCGCCGCGATCGTCGATGCCGCCGTGGCCGAGTTCCGCGCCGCCGGCTTCGAGGCCACCAGCATGGATCGCGTCGCCGCCCGCGCCGGCGTCTCCAAGCGCACGGTCTACAACCACTTCGCCAGCAAGGACGCGCTGTTCCTGCATATCGTCGACGCGATGATGGCCAGCGGCGGCGACGAGCAGGCCACGCCCTACCGCGCCGACGCCCCGCTGCGCGAACAACTGCTGGACCTGGTGGCTCGCAAGCTGCGCCTGCTGCACCAGCCCGACTTCGCCGACCTGGCCCGCGTGGCCATCGTCGCCGGCCTGCATTCTCCCGACCTCGCGCGCCAGCTGGTGGAACTGCTCGGCCAGCGCGAACACGCCATGACCGCCTGGGTGCGCGCCGCCGCCGCCGACGGCCGCCTGCGCACCGGCGATTCCGCCTTCGCCGCGATGCAGCTCGAATCGCTGGTCAAGGGCGTCGCGTTCTGGCCGCAGGTGGCGATGGGCCAGCCGCCGCTGACACAAGCGCAGCAGGCGGCCGTGGCCGAATCGGCGGTGGAGATGTTCCTGGCACGCTACGGCTGAAGCCGCGCCGCGCCGGCCCGCTCAGGCCTCCCGCGCCCGGGGTGAATCCGCATCCCGGTGCAGCCAGCGGTACAGGACCGGCAACACCAGCAGGGTGAGCAGGGTCGAGGAGAGGATGCCGCCGATCACGACGGTCGCCAGCGGCCGCTGCACCTCCGAACCGGCACCGACGTTGAACGCCATCGGTACGAATCCCAGCGACGCCACCAGCGCGGTCATCAGCACCGGCCGCAGCCGGGTCAGTGCGCCCTCCACCACCGCGATCTCCAGGCGATCGCCCTGCTCGCGCAGCCTGCGGATGAAGCTGATCATGACCAGCCCGTTGAGCACGGCCACGCCCGACAGGGCGATGAAGCCCACGCCCGCCGAGATCGACAGCGGAATGCCGCGCAGCGCGAGCGCCAGCACGCCTCCGGTCAACGCCAGCGGCACGCCGCTGAACACGATGGCCGCATCCCGGGCCGATCCGAAGACCATGAACAGCAGCCCGAAGATCAGCGCCAGCGTCACCGGCACCACCACCGCCAGGCGCCGGCTGGCCGAGATCAGCTGCTCGAAGGTGCCGCCGTACGCCACCCAGTACCCGGGCGGAATCTCCACCCCGCTCGCCACCCGCGCCTGCAGTTCCTCGACGAACCCGCCCAGGTCGCGGCCGCGGACGTTCGCGACCACCACCACCCGGCGCTTGCCGTTCTCGCGGTTGATCTGGCTGGGGCCCTCGACGATGTCGATTGCCGCCACCTCGCGCAGCGGCACGGTGCGCGGCGCGCCCACCCCGCCGACCGCAGGGTGGCCGGCCTCGTCGGCGCTGAAATCGGCCGGCAACGGGATCGGCAGGTCGGCCAGCGCCACCGGATCCTGCCGCAGCCGCTGCGGCAGCCGGACCACGATGTCGAAGCGGCGATCGCCCTCGTACAGCTGGCTGGCGACCTCGCCGCCCACCGCCGTGGCGACGGTCCGCTGGACGACGCCCGGATTCAGTCCGTAGCGGGCCAGCGCCACCCGGTCGGGCGTCACCGTCAGCAGCGGCAGGCCCGTGGTCTGTTCCAGCTTCACGTCGGCGGCACCGGCGATCGACCGGGCCACGTCGGCGACCTGTCCGCCCACGGCGACCAGCGTGTCGAGGTCGTCGCCGAAGACCTTGATCGCGACTTCCGCGCGCACGCCCGAGATCAGCTCGTTCATCCGCATCTGGATCGGCTGGGTGAACTCGTAGTTGTTGCCGGGCAATCCGCCCACCGCGGTCTCGATCTCCGCGATCAGCTGCGCGCGCGGCTTGCGCGGATCGGGCCAGTCGTCCCGCGGCTTCATGATCAGGAAGGTATCCGCCACCGACGGCGGCATCGGGTCGGAGGCCACTTCCGCGGTGCCGATCTTGCTGTAGACGCGTTCGACTTCCGGGAAACGGGAAATCCGCTCCTCGAGGGCGATCTGCATGCGCACCGACTGGTCCATCCCCGTCCCGGGGATGCGCAGCGCATGCAGGGCGATGTCGCCTTCGTCCAGGTCCGGGATGAACTCGGTGCCCAGGCGGGTGGCCAGCAGGCCGCAGGCCACCACCAGCGCCACCGCGCTTCCGAGCACGATGCCGCGATGGCGCAACGACCAGGCGAGTGCCGGCGCATAGCGGCGCTTGGTCCAGCGCATCAGCCGGTTCTCCTTCTCCTCGACGCGGCCGCCCAGGAACACCGCGACCGCGGCGGGAACGAAGGTCAGCGACAGCACCATGGCTCCGCTCAGCGCCAGCACCACGGTGATCGCCATCGGGTGGAACATCTTTCCCTCGATCCCGGTGAGCGCGAAGACCGGGAGGTAGACCGCAGTGATGATGCCCAGCCCGAACAGGCTCGGCCGGATCACCTCGGCGGTGGCGGATGCCGCCACGTCGTGGCGCTCCGCGTCGGTCATGGTCCGGCCCAGCGCGCGTTGCATCTCGCCGAAGCGGCGCAGGCAGTTCTCGATGATGATCACCGCCCCATCGACGATCAGGCCGAAATCCAGCGCGCCCAGGCTCATCAGGTTGCCCGACACGCCGGCGCGCACCATCCCGGACATGGTGAACAGCATCGCCAGCGGAATCACCGCCGCGGTGATCAGTGCCGCCCGGAAGTTGCCCAGCAACACGAACAGCACCACGACCACCAGCAGCGCGCCTTCGAGCAGGTTCCTGGAGACGGTGGCGATGGTGCGGTCGACGAGCGCGGTGCGGTCGTACACCGCGCTGGCGGTCACGCCCGGCGGCAGGCTGGCGGCGGCCTGCTCCAGACGGGCGGCCGCGGCCTGCGCCACGTCGCGGCTGTTGGAACCGACCAGCATCATCACCGTGCCCAGCACCACCTCGCGCCCGTTCTGGGTGGCGGCACCGCTGCGTAGCTCCGGCCCTTCGCCGACGCTGGCGACATCGCCCACGCGGATCGGCACGCCGCCGCGCCGGTCGAGCACGATCGCGCGGATCTCGTCCAGCCCGGACACCTGGCCCGGCACCCGCACCAACAGCTGCTGCCCGTTGCGCTCGATGTAGCCGGCGCCGACGTTCTCGTTGTTGGCGGCGACCGCAGCCACCACGTCGCCCAGGGTCAGGCCGAGCGCCACCAGCCTGGCCGGGTCCGGGGTGATGTGGATCTGCCGCTCGAACCCGCCGATGGTATTGACCTCGGTCACCCCCGGCGTGTCGCGAAGCTGCGGGCGGATCACCCAGTCCTGCAGGGTGCGCAGGTCGGTGGCGGTCCATGGCGTGCCGTCGTCCTTGCGTGCCGCCGGATCGGCTTCGACCGTGTACATGAAGATCTCGCCCAGGCCGGTGGCGATCGGCCCCATCGCGGGCTCGATGCCTGCGGGCAGCCGCGCGCCCACCTGCTGCAGCCGCTCGCCCACCAGCTGGCGGGCGAAGTAGAGGTCGGTGCCATCCTCGAACACCACGGTGACCTGCGACAGCCCGTAACGCGAGATCGAACGGGTGTAGTCGAGCCCCGGAAGGCCGGCGAGCGCGGTCTCGACCGGAAACGTCACCCGCTGCTCGGCCTCCTGCGGCGAGTAGCGCGGGGCTTCGGCGTTGATCTGCACCTGGACGTTGGTGATGTCGGGCGTGGCGTCGATCGGGAGCCGGGTGAAGCTCCAGATCCCCACGCCCACCAGCACCAGCGTCGAGGCCAGCATCCACCACCGCTGCGCGATGGCGAAGCGGATGATCGCTTCGAGTGCGCCGCGCCTGTCAGTGGTCATGCGAGGCCCCCGATTTCTCGATGTCGGCCTTCACCAGGTAACTCTGCTCGACCACGACCATCGCGCCGGCGTCCAGGCCCGACAGCACCTGCACCCGTTCGCCGTCGCGCTTGCCCAGTTCCAGCGGCCGGACCTCGTAGGTGTCGCCGACCCGCACGAACACCACGTCCCAGTCGCGGAACCGCTGCACGGCGGCCAGTGGCACCATCCGCTCGACCGGCTCGAGGTCCACCGTGATGCGCGCCGTCACCGCGCTGCCGGGCCGCCACGATCCATCGTCGTTGTCGAGGGTGGCGCGGGCCACGGTGCTCTGGCTGGCGGTCGCGGTGCCGGGCAGCACACGCTCCAGCGTCGTGGTGACGGTGGCGCCGTCGCTGAGCCGGGTGACCGCGACCGGCACCCCCGGCCGGATGTGCTGCGCGTCGGCGCCGAAGATGTGCAGGTCGACCCAGAGCGTCGACAGGTCCGCGATCTCGAACAGCCCCATGCCCTCCGTCGCCATGCCGCCGACGGTGCCGTTGCGCTGCGTGACCACCCCCGCGATCGGGCTGGCGACGGTGTACGTGCTCAGGCTGAGGTTGCTCTCGATCGTGGCCAGCGGCTCCCCGGCGCGCACCGCATCGCCCACGCTCGCCCGCAGGCTGCGGATCGGGCCGGGGAATCGCGCGGTCGCGCTGGCGACGCGGCCTTCGACCGGGGTCAGCAGCCCCTGGACTTCATGCTCGTCGGCGATGGTGCCCGGCCCGGCCGGCGCCACCCGGATGCCGGAGGCCTTCGCCACGTCCGCGGCGATCGTGGTGCGGCCTTCGTAGCTCGGGTAGCTCCAGCGCAGAGCCTCGCCGTCGATGTTGGCCCGCACCTCCACGTCGAACGAGTGCGGCTCGCCCACCACCGACGCGGCCATCAGGCTGCCGTCGGCCTGCGGTTCGAGCCGGTGGCGCTCGCGCACGCCTCCGAGGCGTTCGAGCTCGACCTGCATGCTGCCCGCGGTGGCCGGCAAGGGCTCGCCATCGCGATACAGCCAGGCCTTGTACTTCGGCGGGGCGCCGTCCTCGGCGATCGCCAGTTCCACCGCGAACCCGTCCTGCTCCAGCAGGCGTCCGCCGTGTTCCCCCGCCCGGGCGTGTTCGTCCGATGTGTGCGCCTCCTCGTCCGCATGGCCGTGGCCATCGCCGTCGCGGTGGCCGTCGCCGCATGCCGACAGGAACAGGGACAGCACAAGCATCCATCCAGCCAGCCGCGGCCGCGGTGCGGAAGCAGGGGTCATGGCGTGGCTCCTTGCGTCGACGGCGCCGGGCCGGCGAGGAACGCCTGGCCGGTCAGTCGCTGGATCTCGATGAGGGCGCGCTGCGCGTTGAGGGCCGCGTCGAGCTGCCGGCGCAGCGCCGCGGTGTGTTCGGCCTGCAGCGAGGCCCATTCCAGGTAGCTCGCCGCGCCGGCGCGGTAGGCCGTGGCCGCCGACGCCTGCGCGCGCGCGAGTCGCGGCAGGACGTCATCGCCGATGCGCGACACCTCCAGCTGCGCGACCCGGTAACGACCGTGCGCTTCGGCAAGCGTGGCGTACAGCGACAGCCCGGCGGCTTCGCGCTCGATCCCCAGCGCGGCCAGCTCGGCGCGCGCGGCGCGGATGCCCGGTTGCGCGCGTGCGGATGCGCCCAGCGGAACCGACACGCCCGCGACCAGGCCGAAGTCGTCGCTGGCCTGCAGGCGCCGCACGCCGAGCTGCCACTCGACATCCGCGCTGGCCTCGGCCTGCGCCAGCTGCATCCGTGCTTCGCCGATGCGCCGTGCATCGGCGAAACGCGCCAGTTCCGGCGTGCGCTCGAGCCATTGCGCGAGCTCCGCGAACTCCGCCACGTCGTCCAGGCGCAGGACATCGACGTCCGCGACGTCGAACGCGGGCGCCTGCTCGCCCCACATCGCCGCCAGGTGCTGGCGCGCGGCCAGCGCCTGCTGCTCCGCGCGCGCCTGGTCCAGCTCCGCGCCGGCCAGCGCCGCCTGCGCGGTGAGCACCACCGATTCCGGGGAAGCGCCGGCGCGGTGTCGCTGCCGGGCCGCATCGACCGTGCGCCGGCGCTGCGCGATGTCGATGCGGGCGATGCCGGCCTGCTGCCGCGCCACGACGACGGCCAGGTAGCGGCGCGCCACTTCGGCCAGCAGGTCCAGGCGGCGGGTTTCCCGCTCGATCGCCAGCGCATCGATCCGGCCCTGCGCCAGGATGCGCCGCGCGTCCAGCTTGCCGCCGCGCTCGAGCACGGAAGCCAGGCTCAGGGTGAGTTCGGCGTGGTCCACGCCGCTGGCGGCGCCGCTGCCGAAGGCGTTCTCGAGGGTGGCGCCGGCCACGTACGCCGGCCTCGCGGACGCGCGCTCGAGTTCGGCGTCCAGCGCCTCGCGCCGCGGACCGAACAGGCGAAGTTCGGGATGGGTGTCGGCGACGCGCGCGAACGCGTCGTCCAGGGTCAGGGGCTCGGCGGCCAACGCCGGCCAGGTCGCGGCGCAGGCCGCGACGCACACGGCCACGGCCGTGGATCGCAATCGCATGGGAGTGCTCCGATGAAGCGGACAGGACGGGAAGCTGGCCGTCTGGCCAGTCGGGCCTTACGCCTGGATCGGAGGTCGGAACGGGGGGCGCAGTTGCGGCGGCAGCGCGGGCGAGGCCATGGCCGTCAGCGGCCGCGCCCCGGACGCGGGCGACCAGTCAGCCCCCATGCGCGGCGGATCGAGGCCGGCGGCATGGCCGCAGCAGTGGGCGAAGTGGAGCAGGACATGCAGCGTGTCGGCGGGCGCGTCGCCCGCGGCTGCGGCTGCGTCGTCCTGGCCGGATGCGTGTTCGACATGGAGGGTGGACTGGTCGGCATGCGCGACCACGTCGTGCAGTTCGCCCACGGCCGCCAGGCCGCCCTGCACCGTCATGCACAGCGCGAGCAGCCCCAGCAGGGCTGCGCGGAGCGCACGGGCACGGACATGGCGGAGACGAGGGAAACGACCGGACATCGGCGCACCCTAGCGAACGCCGCGGCGGGTACACAATTTCATTGCCTCGAGCGCGTGCTCGCGGGCGCACGCACCTGCCGTCAGGATCCGCTCAGGGGCCGCACTGCCAGCGCCCGTCGAACGTGCGGCTGGCGCCATCGGCGCGCTGGTAGGTGAGCGTGGCCGGGCGCGGTGGCGATTCGCCACCGCCGGTCGCCGGGCCGGTCACGGCGATGACGATGGTCTTGCCCTGCCCGGTGAAGGTGGGATTCTCGAGGATGCCGTCGAAGCCGCCGGGTGCGCGGATCACTTCCACGTAGCCCGCGACCTTGACGATGCCCTGCGCCGGTTCCCCCGAGGCGACCATGCCGCGGGCGAGCAGGATCGGCGCCGCATCGTCGGCGGAGAAGCTGCAGGCGAGTTCACCGGAGAGGTCGGCGTCGGCGAGGTCCTGTTCGGTCAGCGCGTCGAGCCGGATTTCGGAGCCGTCGCCGCCGATCGTTTCGTCGCCGGGTGCAGTCGCGCCCGGTCCCTCCACAACCTCGACGGGCGCGGGCGCCGTGGTAGCCGGCGCCGTATCGCGCGACGCGTCCTGCGCCGGTTCCGGTGCCGGCGAACACGCCGCCAGCAGCGCGACCGTCAGCAAGGCGAGCGGAGCCGACGCAGGCGCGCGGTGCGAATGGGAACGAACGGAACTCCTGGAAAGCAGCATCGGGTGTCCTCGTGATGTCTTCGAAATGGCCGGGGGCGCCTTGCAACCCTGCGCCTCTGTCGACGACATGGTGGCGACGCGGGCCTTCGATCGAGGTGAAGACGGTTTGCGGCGCGGAGCTGCATCGATATGCGCGGCACGCAAGCAGACGCACCCCACGCGCCGCACGATCCGGCTTGCGCGCAACTGGATTGCGCTCGCGCGCAAGACAGCGCGGCTTGCGCGCGGGCAAGGACTAGTCGCGCGCCGCCGGATTCCGCTTGCGCGCCAGCAGATTGCACCCGCGCGTGGCTCTCCTTCACTCCGGGCGCAAACAGATTCCGTTTGCGCGCAACCGGGTCTTGCTTGCGTTCCACCGGATCCCACTTGCGCGCGAGCGAACTGCGTCCGCGCGTGACACTCGCCACTGCGGGCGCGAGCGGATTCCGCTTGCGCGTCGCCGGACTTGCTTTGCGCGCGACCGGAATCCGCTTGCGCGCAAGCCGCGACGGCCGGCGACCGGGGAAAAAGCGCTTGCGGTCGGGTCAGGCCCGCCCGGCGGTGAACCGCGGCCGCCCGCGCGACGCGGTGCGCGCGCTCACAGCCGCGCCGCCTGCACGTGCATCCAGTCGCGGCCGATGGCGCGGCCGAGCGAGATCCAGCCGTGCGCCTCCCAGATGTCGAAGAACTTTCTGTACTCGCGCCCGCAGAACAACGCCTGCGGACAGCGCGTGGTCAGGCCGTTCGGCCCGGCGAAGAAATCCCAGGCGCAGCCGTAGGCATGCATCGACCACGCCGAACCACCGCGCATGCGGCGCGGGTTGTAGGTGCCCGCGTTGCGGTCCAGTCCCAGGCGCCGCAGCTCGTCCAGGCCGTACTTGCGCAGGATTTCCTTCATCGCCGCGAGGGCACTCTCGGCGCAGCGCGCGTGCAGTTGCACCCGCGTCACCCGCCGGGACAGGTTCCAGTCCAGGCGCATCGGGAACGGCAGGTCGACCATCACCAGTTGCCGCTCCACCGCCGGCCCCGGCGCGCCGTAGTACCCGTTGCATCCGGACTGCTTCGGGAAGCCGCTGTCGACGGCCGGCCCTGTACGCGTGGTGTCCAGCACCAGGTCGCGGCCGTAGGCCTGGCGATGGTTCCACTGCAGCAGCGCGCCGGTGGTCTGGTTGCCGGCGTAGCCATCGATGACGCCGGGGTCGCAGCCGGCGTGCCTGAGCGCCAGCTGCGCGGCGCCGGCCGAGCGGCGCCTGGCCGACCACCTCGCGGGATCGGAGGTGCATTCGGCCGCATGCGCGGTCAGGATCGCATCGATGGCGGCAAGGCTTTTGGGGCCGATCTCGCCATCGATGGCGCCGGTGTAGTGGCCGGCGGCGGCGAGCAGGCGTTGCAGGTCGGTCGGCGTCATGATCGCGACTCCGGTAGGCCCCTGTGCCAGAAGCAACGCGGCGGCGGTGCCCGGGCGGACAACGGACCCCGAGCCACTTGGCGATGCCCTCCCCCGATCAGGCCCGGAACGGTTGCCGACCCCATGCTTCGCGCGTCGGATCGCAGTCGGCGCGCGCGTGCGTTTCCGGCACGCATCGCACGGGCCCAACGCGCCGGCCCGCCGCGTAGTCGCCGTGCCGGTCGCGGCCGCCGCAGCGGTTACGATGGCGCCCCCCGTCGACACCCCCCGCCCGTGCCGCACGCCACCGGACCCCTGCTGACCCGCGACGTCGCCGACGCGCTGTGCGCCGCGCGCGATGCCGGGGCCGGCATCTGGTCCGGTTCGCTGGACCTGGGGCGGACCACCACGCAGGCGACCCTCGCGCCGACGCACTGGCGCTGGCAGGACCGCGACTTCCCCTACCCCGAACGCCTCAAGGACCGCAGCATCCACTACTGGGATGGCGCAGCGTTCGTTCCCGCCTCGCGCTATGGCCGGGCGCTCTACAAGCTGGTGCCCACCTCCTGGGGCCCGCCGACCTTCGAGATCGACGGCATCAAGATGCTGCCGACCGCGAAGGTCTCGCCGTACGAGGACGCGCGCGGCAAGGTGGCGCTGGTCGCACCGCGCGGGCTTCGCGTGCTCGACACCTGCGGCGGGCTCGGCTATTTCGCCGCGTGCTGCCTGGAGGCCGGCGCGGCGGAGATTCTTTCGTTCGAGAAGAGCGAAGACGTGCTGTGGCTGCGCACGCTCAACCCCTGGTCGCCCGATCCGGACGCGCCCGCGCACGGCGGACGGCTGCGCCTGCGCCATGGCGACGTGGTGCAGGAAATCGAACGCCTGCCCGACGCCGGCTTCGACGCAATCCTGCACGACCCGCCCCGCTTCGGCATCGCCGGCGAACTCTATTCGCAGGCCTTCTACGACCAGCTTGCGCGCGTGCTGCGCAGGGGCGGCAGGCTGTTCCACTACACCGGCATGCCCAACAGGCTCACCAGCGGGCGCGACGTGCCGCGCGAGGTGTCGCGGCGGCTGGAGAAGGCCGGGTTCCAGGCACGGCTGGCGCTGGACGGGGCGCTGGCGCAGCGGCGCTGAACGCGCGCCGGATGCATCGACACTCCCCCTAGCCGCCCGTGTCGAACAGCGCGACCCGGCTCGCGCCGACGCCACGGCCAGTGTGCAGACCACGAGGACTGCACCCGACCCCCAGTGAGTATCTCCCGGCAAAGCCGTGGGCTTTAAAGGGGTGAGCCCCTCAAAGGGGCAATCAAACCATGCCTCGCTTGAAAACGGCATGCACTTCCCTTCTCCCTCCGGGAGAAGGTGCCCGAAGGGCGGATGAGGGCACGGCGAAGACCGGACAACTGAACCATCGCGGCTTCGCCGTACCCTCACCCCAACCCCTCTCCCAGTGGGAGAGGGGCTTCAAAGCCGACCGCCGGAAAGGTCGAACCATCGCCAGTCCCCCGGCAAAGCCGGGGGTTTCCCCAGAACGAATGACCCGTCTTCCGGCTACCGTGCAAGCGTCGCCGGCAGCGGCCTGCGCAGCAGGTAGTAATCGACGAGGCGATTGGCGGCAGGCGGATCCACGTTCGCCAGTCCCACCACCACGAGGCCTTGCGCCGGATAGACGCGCAGGTCGCCATTCATGCCCGGCGCGCCGCCGCCATGACCGAACATGCGCACGCCGTCCTGTTCGCGCGACATGAATCCGTAGCCGTACCACGGGGTCTGGTTGCGCGTGGCCTCGGCCAGCAGCTCCGGCGACAGCAACGTGCCCGCCAGCAGGGCGCGCGCGAACTTCAGCAGGTCGCCGGCGGTGCTGTAGCCGCCGCCAGCGGCGGTACCGCGATACGGCAAGGTGTCGGCCGCATCGGTCCAGGCGCCGTCCTTGCGCATGTAGGCGGTCGCGCGGCCCGGCACGGCCACGTCCTCGGGCAGCGATCCGCTGCCCTGCATCCCGGCAGGGGCGAACACGTGCGCGTCGACGTAGTCGTAGTACGACTGTCCGCTGGCCCGTTCGATGATCGCGCCGAGCAGCAGGAAGCCATAGTTCGAATAGCGCTGCTCGGCACCCGGCGGATGCGTTGGCGC contains:
- a CDS encoding M15 family metallopeptidase, with amino-acid sequence MTPTDLQRLLAAAGHYTGAIDGEIGPKSLAAIDAILTAHAAECTSDPARWSARRRSAGAAQLALRHAGCDPGVIDGYAGNQTTGALLQWNHRQAYGRDLVLDTTRTGPAVDSGFPKQSGCNGYYGAPGPAVERQLVMVDLPFPMRLDWNLSRRVTRVQLHARCAESALAAMKEILRKYGLDELRRLGLDRNAGTYNPRRMRGGSAWSMHAYGCAWDFFAGPNGLTTRCPQALFCGREYRKFFDIWEAHGWISLGRAIGRDWMHVQAARL
- a CDS encoding class I SAM-dependent methyltransferase: MPHATGPLLTRDVADALCAARDAGAGIWSGSLDLGRTTTQATLAPTHWRWQDRDFPYPERLKDRSIHYWDGAAFVPASRYGRALYKLVPTSWGPPTFEIDGIKMLPTAKVSPYEDARGKVALVAPRGLRVLDTCGGLGYFAACCLEAGAAEILSFEKSEDVLWLRTLNPWSPDPDAPAHGGRLRLRHGDVVQEIERLPDAGFDAILHDPPRFGIAGELYSQAFYDQLARVLRRGGRLFHYTGMPNRLTSGRDVPREVSRRLEKAGFQARLALDGALAQRR